The Deltaproteobacteria bacterium sequence CACCGCTCCGAGCAGTGCAGCACACCAACTCACTCTTAAAAGCTCAAAGTTTCCGATTCAGCCATAAGATCGACCAGGAAGGGCGCCCCTTCGATACGTACCCCCGGAAGCATCTCATCGGGGGATAAATACCTGTGATCCACTCAGGCCTTGCAGGCATAAATGGGGGCATCGTGTTCAATGAGATAATCAATAAAGGGCTTCATCTCCTCGCCAGTGGACGCTCTCGCCCCTTCCGCCATCCCGAATTGGACCCAGTGGATAGCATCGTCGACAAGAAAGACGCTGACGTCGTGCCCCT is a genomic window containing:
- a CDS encoding DsrE family protein translates to MSKMVFIISNGFEKAGRATRAFQFAKVACEKGHDVSVFLVDDAIHWVQFGMAEGARASTGEEMKPFIDYLIEHDAPIYACKA